The region ATGCCGTCGACGATGCCCTCCAGCGGCTCCCCGTCGACGGCGACGTGGAGGCGGGCCGGTTCGCCGCGCCCGATCATCCGCTCGACGAACGCCTGCCGGACGGCGGGCGCGTCGCCCCGAGCGAGGCGGTCAGTCCAGTATTCCAGCCGCGCCAGCAACCGCGCTAGCACGGCCTCGCGCGGGACGAGCCGCCCCGCCTCCAGCCGCAGCGACGTGGCGCGGTCGGCGATGGAGTCGGGGAACGCATCTTGGTTCACGTTCAGCCCGATCCCGAGGACGACGAACGGTGCCGGGCCGAGGCTTGATTCGAGCAGCATCCCGCAGCACTTCCGCCCGCTGAGGAGCACGTCGTTCGGCCACTTGATGCGCGGCTCGACGGGAGCTGTCCACGGCGCCACGGCGTCGGCGACGGCGAGCCCGCCCGCGAGCGTGACGAGCCCGAGTTGGGTCGGCGGAAGCGCGGGGCGGAGGACGACGGAGAGGAGGAGGTTCTGGCCCGGCGCGTCGTCCCACGTCCGGCCGAGGCGGCCTCGGCCCGCCGTCTGGTGGTCGGTGAGGACGAGCGCGCCCTCGGGTGCGCCGGCCCGCGCCCACGCGGCGGCCTCGGCGTTCGTCGACGGGCACGCGGCGGAACTGCGCACCGAGCGCCCGAAGCGCTCGGTTTCGAGGATGTCGGCGAGGTCGTCGGCGAGGCGCATCGCTCAGCGTGCAGCCGCCGCCGCTGGCGCGAACTCGCTGTAGCGGCGGCTGAGGCGGAAGTGGCGCTTCGCCGTGAAGAGGGCGTCGAGCGTCGTCTCGAACCGCGTACTCTGCGGGAGCCAGCCGCCGGCTGGGCCGGGCTGGAGCAGGATCGTCGCGTCGCTCCGCTCGCTGAACAGCAGCGATGTCATCCGCTGCTGGAGCCGGATGCCGACGAGGTCGCCCGTGGCCGGATCGAGATAGAGCTGGGCGTGGCGGAGCGTTTTGTCGTCGCCCTCGCCGGGTCGCGCGTCGATGCTGAGGACACGGACGCGCCGGTCGCCGAGGCGGGTGTCCGACGCGAAGCGGAACTGATAGGCCTCGATCCCGCGCGGGTCGAGGTACGCCGGGTCCTCGGGGACGACGAGTGTCGCTGGGTTCTCCGCGGGGAGCGGGTCGATGTCGGGCTCGGACGCGAACAGGGCGAAGCCGCCGTAGTCGAACGCCCCTGTCGAATCGGCCTGCACGACGTCCGCCAGCGGTACGCCCCCATTCGGCGTCACCTCCGCCGCGACCGTCCGCGTGGCCTCGGTCCGGCCGTCTGTGCCGAGCTGCTCCGTGCGGGTCTCGACGCGGTAGCGGAACGCGTCGAGCCGGTCGAACGCGGCGGCGAGCGCGGCGGTGTCGGCCGCGCGGAGGAGGGCGAGGACGGAGTCGCGCTCGGCGGCGTCCTCGGGCGAGAGGGGGACCGACGGGGCCTCCGTGCAGGCGGCGAGGGGGAGGAGCAGGAGGAGGGCGAAGAGGCGCACGGGCTCGGGGTGTGAGAGGGCGCGGGGAGAACCGCCGACGCGCGGGATTGTTGCCACGGTCGGACGCGCCGCTGCGCAGGCGGGGGCCAACGAATTACAACGGAACCGAACAGAGGCGACCTTCCTCCGTTCCTTCTCCCGATCCTACACGCTCCCCCCACTCCCCGCCCGATGCCCGCTCCCGACTACCGGCGCGAACTCGTTGCCGCCGAGGCTGCCGCGCGCCGCGCCGGTGCCCACATCCGTCGCCACGCCGGCAACGCCGCCGGCGTCCGGCAGAAAGGCGTCCACGACCTCGTCACGGACGTCGACGAAGCGGCGCAGCGCCTGATCGTCGGCGACCTCGGCGCGGCGTGCCCGGACATCGCCGTGCTCGCCGAGGAGGGCACGTCCGACGCCGACCTCCGCGC is a window of Rhodothermales bacterium DNA encoding:
- a CDS encoding biotin--[acetyl-CoA-carboxylase] ligase, producing the protein MRLADDLADILETERFGRSVRSSAACPSTNAEAAAWARAGAPEGALVLTDHQTAGRGRLGRTWDDAPGQNLLLSVVLRPALPPTQLGLVTLAGGLAVADAVAPWTAPVEPRIKWPNDVLLSGRKCCGMLLESSLGPAPFVVLGIGLNVNQDAFPDSIADRATSLRLEAGRLVPREAVLARLLARLEYWTDRLARGDAPAVRQAFVERMIGRGEPARLHVAVDGEPLEGIVDGIDPTGALRLRTADGLRVVHAGDVTFRTK